In a single window of the Nocardioides sp. L-11A genome:
- a CDS encoding betaine/proline/choline family ABC transporter ATP-binding protein (Members of the family are the ATP-binding subunit of ABC transporters for substrates such as betaine, L-proline or other amino acids, choline, carnitine, etc. The substrate specificity is best determined from the substrate-binding subunit, rather than this subunit, as it interacts with the permease subunit and not with substrate directly.), whose protein sequence is MITIANVSKVFGLDRRAATPLLAAADPSAAVGEAGGHLAVSDVSLEVARGEFFVIVGLSGSGKSTLLRMVNGLVEPTAGTVSVDGQRLDTLSAAELRTVRNRSMAMVFQHFGLFPHRTVAQNVGYGLRIRRKPTAADRERVDWAIAQVGLTPWRDHYPQELSGGMKQRVGLARALATDADILLMDEPFSALDPLIRTEMHDLLTTLQHELERTIVFVTHDLNEAMKLGDRILVMRDGHAVQLDSAAAMIGTPADGYVSRFLANVDRSRVLTAEMVMRPPLLVAHPGESPQAVLGRLERHEANGSYVVDEVTERILGVVRDGTLAELVRAGTPTIASALVQEFETVAGDRPLVELCRRVGQYCVPLAVTDPSGRLRGVVPRAALLAALADDHPEPARPASRPEVAHA, encoded by the coding sequence TTGATCACGATCGCGAACGTCTCGAAGGTGTTCGGGCTCGACCGCCGGGCCGCGACGCCGCTCCTGGCGGCCGCGGACCCGTCCGCGGCCGTCGGGGAGGCCGGCGGTCACCTCGCGGTGAGCGACGTCAGCCTGGAGGTGGCCCGGGGCGAGTTCTTCGTGATCGTCGGGCTCTCCGGGTCCGGCAAGTCGACCCTGCTCCGGATGGTCAACGGTCTCGTGGAGCCGACGGCCGGCACGGTGTCGGTGGACGGGCAACGGCTCGACACGCTCTCCGCCGCGGAACTGAGGACGGTCCGCAACCGGAGCATGGCGATGGTCTTCCAGCACTTCGGCCTCTTCCCGCACCGCACCGTGGCGCAGAACGTCGGCTACGGACTCCGGATCCGGCGCAAGCCGACGGCGGCCGACCGGGAGCGGGTCGACTGGGCGATCGCGCAGGTCGGCCTGACCCCGTGGCGAGACCACTACCCGCAGGAGCTCTCCGGGGGCATGAAGCAGCGGGTCGGTCTGGCCCGGGCGCTGGCCACCGACGCCGACATCCTCCTGATGGACGAGCCGTTCAGCGCCCTGGACCCGCTGATCAGGACCGAGATGCACGACCTGCTCACGACGCTGCAGCACGAGCTCGAGCGCACCATCGTGTTCGTCACCCACGACCTCAACGAGGCGATGAAGCTGGGCGACCGGATCCTGGTCATGCGCGACGGCCATGCCGTCCAGCTCGACTCCGCGGCCGCGATGATCGGCACGCCCGCCGACGGCTACGTGAGCCGGTTCCTGGCCAATGTCGACCGGTCCCGGGTGCTCACCGCCGAGATGGTGATGCGCCCGCCGCTGCTCGTCGCGCACCCCGGTGAGTCGCCCCAGGCCGTGCTCGGTCGCCTCGAGCGGCACGAGGCCAACGGCAGCTATGTCGTGGACGAGGTCACCGAGCGGATCCTCGGCGTGGTCCGCGACGGCACGCTCGCCGAGCTGGTCCGCGCCGGTACGCCGACCATCGCCTCGGCACTGGTGCAGGAGTTCGAGACCGTGGCCGGTGACCGGCCCCTCGTCGAGCTGTGCCGCCGGGTCGGGCAGTACTGCGTCCCGCTCGCCGTCACCGATCCGTCCGGGCGGCTGCGCGGTGTCGTACCCCGAGCCGCACTGCTGGCCGCGCTCGCCGACGACCATCCCGAACCCGCCCGCCCCGCGAGCCGCCCGGAGGTGGCCCATGCCTGA
- a CDS encoding single-stranded DNA-binding protein, which produces MAGDTVITVIGNLTDDPELRFTPSGAAVANFTVASTPRSFDRQTNEWKDGETLFLRCSVWRQVAENVAESLQKGMRVVVQGRLVSRSYDDREGNRRTVNELQVDEIGPSLTWATAKVTRASRSGGGGGYGNQGGNQGNQGGGNQGGGRPAGQDPWGAPAGGGQQQGGGSNYGGGAPANDPWAAPGVSSSDEPPF; this is translated from the coding sequence ATGGCTGGCGACACCGTCATCACCGTCATCGGAAACCTCACCGACGACCCGGAGCTGCGCTTCACCCCGTCGGGTGCGGCCGTCGCCAACTTCACGGTGGCGTCCACGCCGCGGTCCTTCGACCGCCAGACCAACGAGTGGAAGGACGGGGAGACCCTGTTCCTGCGCTGCTCGGTCTGGCGCCAGGTCGCCGAGAACGTCGCCGAGTCCCTGCAGAAGGGCATGCGGGTCGTCGTCCAGGGTCGGCTCGTGTCCCGCTCGTACGACGACCGCGAGGGCAACCGGCGCACCGTCAACGAGCTGCAGGTCGACGAGATCGGCCCGTCGCTGACGTGGGCGACCGCCAAGGTCACCCGTGCCAGCCGCTCCGGCGGTGGCGGCGGCTACGGCAACCAGGGTGGCAACCAGGGCAACCAGGGCGGCGGCAACCAGGGCGGTGGACGTCCCGCGGGTCAGGACCCGTGGGGTGCCCCCGCCGGTGGCGGCCAGCAGCAGGGTGGCGGTTCCAACTACGGGGGCGGCGCCCCGGCCAACGATCCGTGGGCCGCGCCGGGCGTCTCGTCGAGCGACGAGCCCCCGTTCTGA
- a CDS encoding deoxyribonuclease IV — MSELRIGAHVDQTDPIAEAAARNAPLVQFFLGNPQSYKGPVLSYDGGPAALRAAAEAAGVDLYVHAPYLINVATTNNRQRIPSRKLLQQHMDAAAELGAKGLIVHGGHVTDDDDPAKGFDNWRKAIEATDLKIPLLIENTAGGTNAMTRYLDRIKGTWDAIASAEGADLVGFCLDTCHAHAGGNALETIVDDVRAITGRIDLVHANDSRDAFDSGADRHANFGAGQIDPDLLAQVVRDAGAPVVCETPGGADEHVADFAWLRERV, encoded by the coding sequence ATGAGCGAGTTGCGCATCGGAGCCCATGTCGACCAGACCGACCCGATCGCCGAGGCGGCCGCCCGCAACGCCCCGCTGGTGCAGTTCTTCCTCGGCAACCCGCAGTCCTACAAGGGCCCCGTCCTGTCGTACGACGGCGGCCCGGCCGCCCTCCGCGCCGCTGCCGAGGCGGCCGGCGTCGACCTCTACGTGCACGCGCCGTACCTCATCAACGTCGCCACGACCAACAACCGTCAGCGGATCCCCAGCCGCAAGCTGCTGCAGCAGCACATGGACGCCGCCGCCGAGCTCGGCGCCAAGGGGCTGATCGTCCACGGCGGCCACGTGACCGACGACGACGATCCCGCGAAGGGCTTCGACAACTGGCGCAAGGCCATCGAGGCCACGGACCTCAAGATCCCGCTGCTCATCGAGAACACCGCGGGCGGCACCAACGCGATGACCCGCTACCTCGACCGGATCAAGGGCACCTGGGACGCCATCGCCTCCGCCGAGGGCGCCGACCTGGTCGGCTTCTGCCTCGACACCTGCCACGCCCACGCGGGCGGCAACGCGCTGGAGACCATCGTCGACGACGTCCGCGCGATCACCGGCCGCATCGACCTGGTCCACGCCAACGACAGTCGCGACGCGTTCGACTCCGGCGCCGACCGGCACGCCAACTTCGGCGCCGGCCAGATCGACCCCGACCTGCTCGCTCAGGTCGTCCGCGACGCCGGCGCCCCCGTCGTGTGCGAGACGCCGGGTGGAGCCGACGAGCACGTCGCCGACTTCGCCTGGCTGCGCGAGCGGGTCTGA
- the rpsF gene encoding 30S ribosomal protein S6 produces MRNYEVVVILDPSLDERTVQPSLDKYLNVVRNDGGTVDNVDVWGKRRLAYEIKKNAEGIYAIIKLTAAPATVDELDRQLTLNESVLRTKVLRPTV; encoded by the coding sequence TTGCGCAACTACGAAGTCGTGGTCATCCTCGACCCGAGCCTCGACGAGCGGACGGTCCAGCCGTCGCTCGACAAGTACCTGAACGTCGTCCGCAACGACGGCGGCACGGTCGACAACGTCGACGTGTGGGGCAAGCGTCGCCTGGCGTACGAGATCAAGAAGAACGCCGAGGGCATCTACGCGATCATCAAGCTGACCGCCGCTCCGGCGACCGTCGACGAGCTCGACCGCCAGCTGACCCTCAACGAGTCCGTCCTGCGGACGAAGGTCCTGCGACCCACCGTCTGA
- a CDS encoding LLM class flavin-dependent oxidoreductase, with translation MQEQSRQRPGQMSLGAVLSPTTAHIAGWRHPDAVSNAGATFDFYRHAAETAEAAKLDFVFLADELCAPEAPPELMSLDPLMYRYEPITLTSALAVSTQRIGIVVTQTTTYNEPYHIARKLASIDHLSNGRLGWNLVTSYVEAEAKNFNLSEHARYADRYARAAEFFEVAAGLWDSWDDDAFVLDKESGRYFDPAKMHQLNHKGEHFTVAGPLNVRRSPQGRPVLVQAGASEPGLDLAARLAETTFTAQRTLESGQAYYRDLKGRMVAYGRSPESLRVIAGVFPIVGGTMEEAQRKYDELQELILPQIGLARLSQLIGFDVTELPLDAPLPDVIPETNSYQSRQQLIVEMARRENLTLRELYLKVVTAYGHRTVVGTPETVADALEEWWHGHAADGFMVMPPTLPAGIDDFTAGVVPELRRRGLFRDDYEGDTLRSHLGLERPERGAPLPPRRG, from the coding sequence ATGCAGGAGCAGAGCCGGCAGCGCCCGGGACAGATGAGTCTCGGCGCCGTACTGTCGCCCACCACCGCCCACATCGCCGGATGGCGCCACCCCGACGCCGTGTCCAACGCGGGCGCGACCTTCGACTTCTACCGCCATGCGGCGGAGACCGCCGAGGCCGCCAAGCTCGACTTCGTCTTCCTGGCCGATGAGCTCTGCGCCCCGGAGGCGCCGCCGGAGCTGATGAGCCTGGACCCGCTGATGTACCGCTACGAGCCGATCACCCTGACCTCCGCGCTCGCCGTCAGCACGCAGCGGATCGGCATCGTGGTCACCCAGACGACGACGTACAACGAGCCGTACCACATCGCCCGCAAGCTGGCCTCGATCGACCACCTCAGCAACGGGCGGCTCGGCTGGAACCTGGTCACCTCCTACGTCGAGGCGGAGGCCAAGAACTTCAACCTCAGCGAGCACGCCCGCTACGCCGACCGCTACGCCCGGGCGGCCGAGTTCTTCGAGGTCGCCGCCGGTCTGTGGGACAGCTGGGACGACGACGCCTTCGTGCTCGACAAGGAGTCGGGCCGCTACTTCGACCCGGCGAAGATGCACCAGCTCAACCACAAGGGCGAGCACTTCACCGTCGCCGGGCCGCTCAACGTGAGGCGCTCGCCCCAGGGCCGCCCCGTGCTCGTCCAGGCCGGGGCCTCCGAGCCCGGGCTCGACCTGGCCGCCCGACTCGCCGAGACGACCTTCACCGCCCAACGCACCCTCGAGTCCGGCCAGGCCTACTACCGCGACCTCAAGGGCCGGATGGTCGCCTACGGGCGCTCGCCCGAGAGTCTGCGGGTGATCGCCGGCGTCTTCCCGATCGTCGGCGGGACGATGGAGGAGGCCCAGCGGAAGTACGACGAGCTGCAGGAGCTGATCCTGCCGCAGATCGGGCTGGCCCGGCTCTCCCAGCTGATCGGCTTCGACGTCACCGAGCTGCCGCTGGACGCGCCGCTGCCGGACGTGATCCCGGAGACCAACTCCTACCAGAGCCGCCAGCAGCTCATCGTCGAGATGGCCCGCCGGGAGAACCTCACCCTGCGCGAGCTCTACCTCAAGGTCGTCACGGCCTACGGCCACCGGACCGTGGTCGGGACCCCGGAGACGGTCGCCGACGCGCTCGAGGAGTGGTGGCACGGCCACGCCGCCGACGGCTTCATGGTGATGCCGCCGACGCTGCCCGCCGGCATCGACGACTTCACCGCGGGCGTGGTCCCGGAGCTCCGTCGCCGCGGCCTCTTCCGCGACGACTACGAGGGTGACACCCTGCGCTCCCACCTGGGCCTCGAGCGCCCCGAGCGGGGCGCCCCCCTCCCTCCGCGTCGCGGCTGA
- a CDS encoding flavin reductase, with product MKHGARPAPEDQQWFRRVLGQFPTGITAITATVGAEPVGMVVGSFTSVSLDPPLVAFLPSKTSTTWPRIEAAGSFCVNVLGTDQEEVCHALMTKDPDAFTRLGWTTETCTGAPALADAVAWIDCRVAQVVDAGDHWLVIGEVVDLDVGRPQTPLIFFRGGYGRFEAGTRVATRIDLGAHLQALNRVRPAMERLAAELDCECVAVAQVGDEFSLIASAGRAHGWDFPSRVGERVPAVAPFGRSIMAWASEEHVERWLAPLTEPAQAEECRRLLEIIRARGYSVTIRPEAPGAPDGPADDLRTVLDPGTELRTGSVEGEPASVAVPVLDADGHPLFALAVYGFASLDAAGLHRVAERLFAIAATGGSTPSPQDAVSAGSARR from the coding sequence GTGAAGCACGGCGCCCGTCCCGCCCCCGAGGACCAGCAGTGGTTCCGCCGGGTCCTGGGCCAGTTCCCGACCGGGATCACCGCGATCACCGCGACCGTCGGCGCCGAGCCCGTCGGCATGGTCGTCGGCTCGTTCACCTCGGTCTCGCTCGATCCGCCGCTCGTGGCCTTCCTGCCCAGCAAGACGTCGACGACCTGGCCGCGCATCGAGGCTGCCGGATCCTTCTGTGTCAACGTCCTCGGCACCGACCAGGAGGAGGTCTGCCACGCGCTGATGACGAAGGACCCCGACGCCTTCACCCGCCTGGGCTGGACGACCGAGACCTGCACCGGCGCCCCCGCACTGGCCGACGCCGTCGCGTGGATCGACTGCCGGGTCGCCCAGGTCGTCGACGCCGGCGACCACTGGCTGGTCATCGGCGAGGTCGTCGACCTCGACGTGGGCCGCCCGCAGACGCCGCTGATCTTCTTCCGTGGCGGCTACGGCCGCTTCGAGGCCGGCACCCGGGTCGCCACCCGGATCGACCTCGGCGCGCACCTCCAGGCCCTCAACAGAGTGCGCCCCGCGATGGAGCGTCTCGCCGCCGAGCTCGACTGCGAGTGCGTCGCGGTCGCCCAGGTCGGCGACGAGTTCTCCCTCATCGCCAGCGCCGGCCGCGCGCACGGCTGGGACTTCCCGTCCCGGGTCGGCGAGCGGGTGCCGGCCGTGGCGCCCTTCGGCCGCAGCATCATGGCCTGGGCGTCCGAGGAGCACGTGGAGCGGTGGCTGGCCCCGCTGACCGAACCAGCACAGGCCGAGGAATGCCGCCGGCTCCTCGAGATCATCCGCGCACGCGGCTACTCGGTGACGATCCGCCCCGAGGCCCCGGGCGCGCCCGACGGCCCGGCCGACGACCTGCGGACGGTCCTCGACCCCGGCACCGAGCTGCGGACCGGGTCCGTCGAGGGCGAGCCGGCGAGCGTCGCCGTACCCGTCCTCGACGCGGACGGCCACCCGCTGTTCGCCCTCGCCGTCTACGGCTTCGCGTCACTGGACGCCGCCGGCCTGCACCGGGTCGCCGAGCGCCTCTTCGCCATCGCTGCCACCGGAGGCAGCACCCCGTCCCCCCAGGACGCCGTCAGTGCGGGATCCGCCCGCCGTTGA
- the rplI gene encoding 50S ribosomal protein L9 — protein sequence MKIILTQEVENLGAAGDVVEVKDGYGRNYLIPRGFAIRWTRGAQAQADSIKKARTARAVRDEAHAAELKAKLEGSPVDVKVKAGQGGRLFGAVTPADIAAALGDAAGEAIDKRTIVLGNPIKSLGNHAVSVKLHDDVSAAVALNVIPA from the coding sequence ATGAAGATCATCCTGACCCAGGAGGTCGAGAACCTCGGCGCTGCTGGTGACGTGGTGGAGGTCAAGGACGGCTACGGCCGCAACTACCTCATTCCCCGCGGCTTCGCGATCCGGTGGACCCGGGGCGCCCAGGCGCAGGCCGACTCGATCAAGAAGGCCCGCACGGCGCGCGCCGTGCGCGACGAGGCCCACGCCGCCGAGCTGAAGGCCAAGCTCGAGGGCTCGCCGGTCGACGTCAAGGTCAAGGCCGGCCAGGGCGGCCGCCTGTTCGGTGCGGTCACCCCCGCCGACATCGCCGCCGCGCTCGGCGACGCCGCCGGCGAGGCGATCGACAAGCGGACCATCGTCCTCGGCAACCCGATCAAGTCGCTGGGCAACCACGCGGTGTCGGTCAAGCTCCACGACGACGTGTCCGCCGCGGTGGCGCTCAACGTCATCCCGGCCTGA
- a CDS encoding SDR family oxidoreductase encodes MDLDLDGRVVIVTGGSDGLGLAAARGLAAEGARVAVCGRDATRLEQAAATLAEVSDDALAVPCDVTEPTELTALVDRVVARWGRVDGLMNNAGRATAMPFEEIDDQTLLDDLTLKVFASMRLSRLVAPLLREHQGAIVNSLSIFARVPGPRSLPSAASRAAGLAITKSLAFELAPDGVRANAILVGFVDSGQWTRAAAEAGRTYDEHVRELAAAAQIPMGRFGKAEDFADLAAFLLSPRAGYLTGTAINLDGGLSPVA; translated from the coding sequence ATGGACCTCGACCTCGACGGCCGCGTCGTCATCGTCACCGGCGGCAGCGACGGCCTCGGGCTGGCCGCGGCCCGCGGTCTGGCCGCGGAGGGCGCCCGGGTGGCCGTGTGCGGACGGGACGCGACCCGGCTCGAGCAGGCCGCCGCGACGCTCGCCGAGGTGAGCGACGACGCCCTCGCCGTCCCCTGCGACGTCACCGAGCCCACCGAGCTGACCGCCCTGGTCGACCGGGTCGTGGCCCGGTGGGGGCGCGTGGACGGGCTGATGAACAACGCCGGTCGCGCTACCGCGATGCCCTTCGAGGAGATCGACGACCAGACGTTGCTCGACGATCTCACCCTCAAGGTCTTCGCCTCGATGCGCCTCAGCCGTCTGGTCGCGCCACTGCTGCGCGAGCACCAGGGGGCGATCGTCAACAGCCTGAGCATCTTCGCCCGCGTGCCCGGCCCGCGCTCCCTGCCGAGCGCCGCGTCGCGCGCAGCCGGCCTGGCGATCACCAAGTCGCTCGCCTTCGAGCTGGCTCCCGACGGCGTCCGCGCGAACGCGATCCTGGTGGGCTTCGTCGACAGCGGCCAGTGGACCCGGGCCGCCGCCGAGGCGGGACGCACCTACGACGAGCACGTGCGCGAGCTCGCTGCCGCGGCCCAGATCCCGATGGGCCGCTTCGGCAAGGCCGAGGACTTCGCCGACCTGGCCGCGTTCCTGCTGTCCCCGCGGGCCGGCTACCTGACCGGTACCGCGATCAACCTGGACGGCGGCCTGTCCCCCGTCGCCTGA
- the rpsR gene encoding 30S ribosomal protein S18, with translation MAKAVVRKPKKKVCQFCKEKATGVDYKDTGLLKKFISDRGKIRARRVTGNCVQHQRDVAIAVKNAREVALLPYTSSGR, from the coding sequence ATGGCGAAGGCAGTCGTCCGCAAGCCGAAGAAGAAGGTTTGCCAGTTCTGCAAGGAGAAGGCCACCGGTGTCGACTACAAGGACACCGGCCTTCTGAAGAAGTTCATCTCCGACCGCGGCAAGATCCGCGCCCGTCGGGTGACCGGCAACTGCGTCCAGCACCAGCGGGACGTCGCGATCGCGGTGAAGAACGCCCGCGAGGTCGCGCTGCTGCCCTACACCTCCAGCGGCCGCTGA
- a CDS encoding FHA domain-containing protein: MSTLHVSAGGRTWSFEEPRVVTIGRDAGSDILLTAPSASRRHAELRSDGSGWVLVDVGSSGGTFLQGNRVSEVRLGGPTVVRCGGANGEELTLTPAAAPRPVAPAPVLPPPALEQTMLPGAVGPVAPGPGGAPGFGNGPGLLVRAGGTSRRFPPGVVVRIGRDPGNEVVIDDPSVSRLHGVVEGRPDGWWYVDRSSAGTFLEEDRVTQRRLEDPTTLMLGHPTAGAEVEVVPIVAAGAAQKSIAKKKRRRTAAVVGGIVAALVLVGGGVTAAVLLGDDDSGGGGGPTETAGLSTEELDRAKLASVLIIAVDDSGEPIYTGSGTIISEDGLILTNAHVGKPSAPGQLPPSDDPAGLLVALTSAEDDKPAAPSYTAEAIVADGVLDLAVLRITADADGKAIDQEDLDLPPPVPLGDSDDLRTGDELTALGFPAVAHVASGDGLDRALTVTRGVVSTFLTETAVPGNRAWIDSDIRIGSGNSGGASINDDGELVGVNSAVVTEATIGDSGEGGAFTGGSARIRPVNLSDDIVEIAQDGGDPDYVSPYLDDLPEPPADPMGQATASPAGWSADGNSDCSTTSTMDDPQVLTGVVLPTTLYAHFAVSGLPDGTPFTIELYNPDGELLGSLDGAWDLGSDDVCAAVSLDVPEGLGGAIAVLVIDDSSIRNPVLFG, from the coding sequence GTGAGCACTCTCCACGTCTCCGCGGGCGGCCGGACCTGGTCGTTCGAGGAGCCCCGCGTCGTCACCATCGGGCGCGACGCCGGCTCCGACATCCTCCTCACCGCGCCCTCGGCGTCCCGTCGGCACGCCGAGCTGCGCTCGGACGGCTCCGGCTGGGTGCTCGTCGACGTCGGCTCCAGCGGCGGCACCTTCCTCCAGGGCAACCGGGTGAGCGAGGTCCGGCTGGGCGGCCCGACGGTCGTCCGGTGCGGCGGCGCCAACGGCGAGGAGCTGACGCTGACCCCGGCAGCAGCCCCCCGCCCGGTCGCGCCCGCGCCGGTCCTGCCCCCGCCCGCCCTCGAGCAGACGATGCTGCCCGGCGCCGTCGGGCCTGTCGCGCCCGGCCCGGGTGGCGCACCCGGGTTCGGCAACGGGCCCGGCCTCCTGGTCCGCGCCGGCGGCACGTCGCGCCGGTTCCCGCCCGGCGTCGTCGTCCGGATCGGCCGCGACCCGGGCAACGAGGTCGTGATCGACGACCCGTCCGTCTCCCGGCTGCACGGCGTGGTCGAGGGCCGCCCCGACGGCTGGTGGTACGTCGACCGGTCGAGTGCCGGCACCTTCCTCGAGGAGGACCGGGTCACCCAGCGCCGGCTCGAGGACCCGACCACGCTCATGCTCGGCCACCCCACCGCGGGCGCCGAGGTCGAGGTGGTCCCGATCGTGGCCGCCGGGGCGGCGCAGAAGTCCATCGCCAAGAAGAAGCGCCGGCGTACCGCCGCGGTGGTCGGCGGCATCGTCGCGGCCCTGGTCCTGGTCGGCGGCGGCGTCACCGCAGCGGTCCTCCTGGGCGACGACGACTCCGGCGGCGGGGGCGGCCCGACCGAGACCGCCGGCCTGAGCACCGAGGAGCTCGACCGGGCCAAGCTGGCGAGCGTGCTGATCATCGCCGTCGACGACAGCGGCGAGCCGATCTACACCGGCTCCGGCACGATCATCAGCGAGGACGGCCTGATCCTCACCAACGCCCACGTCGGCAAGCCCAGCGCACCCGGCCAGCTGCCGCCCAGCGACGACCCCGCGGGCCTGCTGGTCGCGCTCACCTCCGCCGAGGACGACAAGCCCGCCGCGCCGTCGTACACCGCGGAGGCGATCGTCGCCGACGGCGTCCTGGACCTCGCGGTCCTGCGGATCACCGCCGACGCGGACGGCAAGGCGATCGACCAGGAGGACCTCGACCTGCCCCCGCCCGTCCCGCTCGGCGACAGCGACGACCTGCGCACCGGCGACGAGCTCACCGCGCTCGGCTTCCCGGCCGTGGCGCACGTCGCGTCCGGCGACGGCCTCGACCGGGCGCTCACCGTCACCCGCGGCGTCGTGTCCACCTTCCTCACCGAGACCGCCGTCCCCGGCAACCGGGCCTGGATCGACAGCGACATCCGGATCGGCTCCGGCAACTCCGGCGGCGCCTCGATCAACGACGACGGCGAGCTCGTCGGCGTCAACAGCGCCGTCGTCACGGAGGCCACCATCGGCGACAGCGGCGAGGGGGGCGCCTTCACCGGCGGCTCGGCCAGGATCCGACCGGTCAACCTGAGCGACGACATCGTCGAGATCGCCCAGGACGGCGGCGACCCGGACTATGTGTCGCCGTACCTCGACGACCTGCCGGAGCCACCCGCCGACCCGATGGGCCAGGCCACGGCCTCCCCCGCCGGCTGGAGCGCCGACGGCAACAGCGACTGCTCGACGACCAGCACCATGGACGACCCGCAGGTGCTCACCGGCGTGGTGCTCCCGACCACGCTGTACGCGCACTTCGCCGTCAGCGGGCTGCCCGACGGCACCCCGTTCACGATCGAGCTGTACAACCCCGACGGTGAGCTGCTCGGCTCGCTCGACGGTGCGTGGGACCTCGGCTCCGACGACGTCTGCGCGGCGGTGTCGCTCGACGTACCCGAGGGGCTGGGGGGTGCGATCGCCGTGCTGGTCATCGACGACTCGTCGATCCGCAACCCGGTGCTGTTCGGGTAG